A stretch of the Bacillus sp. B-jedd genome encodes the following:
- a CDS encoding acetyl-CoA C-acetyltransferase yields the protein MREAVIVAGARTPVGKAKKGSLAHVRPDDLGALVIKETLKRAGNYEGNIDDVIIGCAMPEAEQGLNMARNIAGLAGLPYEVPAITINRYCSSGLQTIAYAAERIMLGQADTILAGGAESMSMVPMMGHVTRPNVRLAETAPQYYMSMGHTAEKVAEKFGVTRLDQDEFAVRSHERAERAIKEGKFKDEIVPVDVTIRSVGADNKLKEKTFQFANDEGVRPGTNVETLAKLRPAFSVQGTVTAGNASQTSDGAAAVMVMDREKAESLGLKPLAKFRSFAVGGVPPEIMGVGPVVAIPKALKLAGLELSDISLFELNEAFASQAIQVIRELGLDEDKVNVNGGAIALGHPLGCTGTKLTLSLIHELKRRNQQFGVVTMCIGGGMGAAGVFEML from the coding sequence ATGAGAGAAGCGGTCATTGTTGCCGGAGCCCGCACGCCGGTTGGAAAGGCGAAGAAGGGCTCACTCGCCCACGTTCGCCCCGACGACCTCGGCGCGCTCGTCATCAAGGAAACCTTGAAGCGGGCCGGCAACTACGAAGGAAACATAGATGATGTCATTATCGGCTGCGCGATGCCGGAAGCGGAACAGGGCCTGAACATGGCCCGCAACATTGCCGGCCTGGCCGGACTCCCGTACGAAGTCCCGGCCATCACCATCAACCGGTACTGCTCGAGCGGCCTGCAGACAATCGCCTACGCCGCCGAAAGGATCATGCTCGGCCAGGCCGACACCATCCTCGCCGGCGGAGCGGAATCCATGAGCATGGTGCCGATGATGGGCCATGTCACCCGCCCGAACGTCCGGCTTGCTGAAACTGCCCCGCAGTATTATATGAGCATGGGCCACACCGCCGAAAAGGTCGCTGAAAAGTTCGGCGTCACCCGCCTAGATCAGGACGAATTCGCCGTCCGCAGTCATGAGCGCGCCGAACGCGCCATCAAGGAAGGCAAATTCAAGGACGAAATCGTCCCGGTAGATGTCACCATCCGCTCTGTCGGAGCTGACAATAAACTGAAAGAAAAAACGTTCCAATTCGCTAATGACGAAGGCGTAAGGCCAGGAACAAACGTAGAAACACTCGCAAAACTGCGTCCGGCCTTCTCAGTCCAAGGAACCGTCACAGCCGGGAATGCCTCGCAAACAAGCGATGGCGCAGCCGCCGTCATGGTCATGGATCGTGAAAAAGCAGAATCACTTGGCCTAAAGCCGCTCGCAAAATTCCGGTCATTCGCCGTCGGAGGCGTCCCGCCGGAAATCATGGGAGTAGGTCCCGTAGTCGCCATCCCGAAAGCGCTCAAGCTCGCCGGACTGGAACTAAGCGACATCTCGTTATTTGAGCTGAACGAAGCCTTCGCATCCCAGGCAATCCAGGTCATCCGCGAACTCGGCTTAGACGAAGACAAGGTTAACGTCAACGGCGGCGCCATCGCACTTGGCCACCCGCTCGGTTGCACTGGCACAAAACTGACACTGTCTCTAATCCACGAACTAAAACGCCGCAACCAGCAATTCGGCGTCGTCACCATGTGTATAGGCGGCGGAATGGGCGCAGCCGGAGTCTTCGAAATGTTGTAG
- a CDS encoding 3-hydroxyacyl-CoA dehydrogenase/enoyl-CoA hydratase family protein, translating to MQNQQQTQQHQQKFLIKKAAVLGSGVMGSGIAAHLANIGIPTLVLDIVPREPNKAEQAKGLTLEDRQVRNRIATESLQKLLKQKPAPLTVKENLQLIEAGNLEDDLEKLKDADWIIEVVTENLDIKKQVFQKVDQYRKPGSIVSSNTSGISVEAMAEGHSEDFQKHFLGTHFFNPPRYLKLLELIPTKNTVPEVLQFMKTFSEDVLGKGVVVAKDTPNFIANRIGTYGLLVTLREMLKGGYSVGEVDSITGPLIGRPKSATFRTLDVVGLDTFVHVAKNVYDQAEGAEKDVFDVPPFMKTMLEKGWLGSKSGQGFYKKEGKDILELNPETLEYSPRKKLKTQATELAKQEKGKANKMKALVFAKDDRAGTLLWNILSPVLLYSAELLGKIADDIPSIDRAMKWGFGWEQGPFETWDAIGVERAVNKMKEQGNKVPSWVTDMLAAGHSSFYSENTYYDNGEYKPLEVNPKVIDLKQIKKEKGVIKKNTGASLIDIGDGVALLEFHSQNNAIGPDILQMINFAIDEVEKNYKGLVIGNQGKNFCVGANLAMILMEAQDDNFFDLDMVVRQFQNTMMKIKYATKPVAAAPFSMTLGGGTEVCLPCAHIQANMETYMGLVEVGVGLIPGGGGNKELYIRHLNALPKGVDFDLMKVAAKVFETIAMAKVSTSGDEARELNFLYRADGISVNSDHQLHDAKQAVLNLSEQGYKPPVRRKIPVTGETGYAALMLGAEAMKLSGYISDHDMKIAKKLAYVLAGGKLPYGTEVDEQYLLDLEREAFLSLLAEPKSQQRMQHMLMKGKPLRN from the coding sequence ATGCAAAACCAGCAACAAACACAACAGCACCAACAGAAATTCCTGATCAAAAAAGCCGCCGTCCTCGGTTCAGGGGTGATGGGCTCCGGCATCGCCGCCCATCTCGCCAACATCGGCATCCCGACACTCGTGCTCGACATCGTACCGCGTGAGCCAAACAAAGCCGAGCAAGCGAAGGGACTTACACTCGAAGACAGGCAAGTCCGCAACCGGATTGCCACCGAGTCGCTCCAGAAGCTGCTCAAGCAGAAGCCAGCGCCACTCACCGTCAAGGAAAACCTGCAGCTCATCGAAGCTGGCAACCTTGAGGACGATCTCGAAAAGCTGAAGGACGCCGACTGGATCATCGAAGTCGTCACCGAGAACCTCGACATCAAGAAACAAGTATTCCAGAAAGTCGACCAGTACCGGAAACCGGGCAGCATCGTCAGCTCGAACACATCCGGCATCTCGGTCGAAGCGATGGCGGAAGGCCACTCCGAGGATTTCCAGAAACACTTCCTTGGCACGCATTTCTTCAACCCACCACGTTACCTGAAACTGCTCGAACTCATTCCAACGAAAAACACCGTCCCGGAAGTGCTCCAGTTCATGAAAACGTTCAGTGAGGACGTACTTGGCAAGGGCGTCGTCGTCGCAAAAGACACACCGAACTTCATCGCGAACCGCATCGGCACATACGGCCTGCTCGTCACACTGAGGGAAATGCTCAAGGGCGGCTACTCGGTCGGAGAAGTCGACTCGATCACCGGCCCGCTCATCGGACGCCCGAAGTCAGCGACATTCCGGACACTGGACGTCGTCGGACTCGATACATTTGTCCATGTCGCTAAAAACGTATACGACCAGGCGGAAGGCGCTGAAAAAGACGTATTCGATGTCCCGCCATTCATGAAAACGATGCTCGAAAAAGGCTGGCTCGGCAGCAAATCCGGCCAGGGTTTCTATAAAAAAGAAGGCAAGGACATTCTCGAACTTAACCCGGAGACACTCGAATACAGCCCGCGCAAAAAATTGAAAACACAGGCGACCGAACTCGCCAAGCAGGAAAAAGGTAAGGCGAATAAAATGAAAGCGCTTGTATTTGCGAAAGACGACCGCGCCGGTACACTGCTCTGGAATATCCTGAGCCCGGTCCTGCTCTATTCCGCCGAGCTTCTTGGCAAAATCGCCGACGACATCCCGTCAATCGACCGCGCGATGAAGTGGGGCTTCGGCTGGGAGCAGGGGCCGTTCGAAACATGGGACGCGATTGGCGTCGAACGCGCCGTCAATAAAATGAAGGAACAAGGCAACAAGGTTCCATCTTGGGTCACCGACATGCTCGCTGCCGGACATAGCTCCTTCTACAGCGAAAACACTTATTACGACAACGGCGAATATAAGCCGCTTGAAGTGAACCCGAAAGTCATCGATCTGAAGCAGATCAAGAAAGAAAAAGGAGTCATCAAAAAGAACACCGGCGCAAGCCTCATCGATATTGGGGACGGAGTCGCGCTGCTCGAGTTCCATTCGCAGAACAACGCCATCGGGCCCGATATTTTGCAGATGATCAATTTTGCCATCGACGAAGTTGAAAAGAACTATAAAGGCCTCGTCATCGGCAACCAAGGCAAAAACTTCTGCGTCGGCGCCAATCTCGCGATGATTCTAATGGAAGCGCAGGATGACAACTTCTTCGACCTCGATATGGTCGTCAGGCAGTTCCAAAATACGATGATGAAAATCAAATACGCGACCAAACCGGTCGCCGCCGCGCCATTCAGCATGACACTAGGCGGAGGCACAGAAGTCTGCCTGCCATGCGCACACATCCAGGCCAACATGGAAACATACATGGGCCTCGTTGAAGTCGGCGTCGGCCTCATCCCGGGCGGCGGGGGCAACAAGGAGCTCTATATCCGGCACCTGAACGCCCTCCCGAAAGGCGTAGACTTCGACCTGATGAAAGTCGCCGCCAAAGTATTCGAAACCATCGCCATGGCGAAAGTCTCAACATCCGGCGACGAAGCGCGAGAACTCAACTTCCTGTACCGCGCCGATGGCATTTCCGTCAACAGCGACCACCAGCTGCATGACGCCAAACAAGCCGTCCTGAACTTGAGCGAACAAGGCTACAAACCGCCAGTAAGGAGGAAAATCCCGGTCACCGGCGAAACCGGCTACGCCGCACTCATGCTCGGCGCCGAAGCGATGAAGCTATCCGGCTACATCTCCGACCACGACATGAAAATCGCCAAAAAACTCGCCTACGTCCTAGCCGGCGGCAAACTCCCATACGGCACCGAAGTAGACGAACAATACCTGCTCGACCTCGAGCGAGAAGCCTTCCTCAGCCTCCTCGCCGAACCCAAATCGCAACAACGCATGCAACACATGCTCATGAAAGGCAAGCCGCTGAGGAACTAA
- a CDS encoding D-alanyl-D-alanine carboxypeptidase family protein: MSNKDNTKLLFVLLIVTAMMMILTACKTQGVNPPTNDQAASTENDREANTNPSKKEPPEKKEQVRKPYIGELELPVAGATGYASVPLELKASASSEAKTIEKVEAGSGFEIMKEEGDWWLVKRGPSSGWLPHQYCFINLPDVIPSIVYDNTNTYSSRFVSSGKAIPNITNQTLYPGKTFNERLGKEEYIMPVLYTMAKKIHTAQMHALKEGNSLKIYEAFRPYSVQLAVVNALGALAKKDREVMAGINTPPWRITWFITNGVSNHQMGYAIDVSLVKVDAKKEAVIGDYIVSTVTGYTEYDMPTPIHELSGTSAIFTSPVNSKSPSAWKNAKYTDSMNGNEAARKLQAYCRAAGLSPLASEWWHFNDLEAMNEIAANSGEGKFILNEIHSSLPVLGAAEK, translated from the coding sequence ATGAGCAACAAAGATAACACGAAATTACTGTTCGTTTTATTAATCGTAACCGCCATGATGATGATTCTTACAGCTTGCAAAACACAAGGCGTAAATCCACCGACAAACGATCAAGCAGCTTCTACTGAAAATGATCGGGAAGCCAATACAAATCCGTCAAAAAAAGAACCACCCGAAAAAAAAGAACAAGTAAGAAAACCATATATAGGCGAATTGGAACTGCCGGTGGCCGGGGCGACAGGCTATGCATCTGTGCCACTGGAATTGAAGGCATCCGCGAGCTCCGAAGCAAAAACTATTGAAAAAGTGGAAGCGGGGTCTGGTTTTGAAATCATGAAGGAAGAAGGGGACTGGTGGCTGGTTAAACGAGGGCCTTCTTCCGGGTGGCTGCCGCATCAATATTGTTTTATTAATCTGCCTGATGTAATTCCCTCGATTGTCTATGACAACACGAATACATATTCATCCAGATTCGTATCATCTGGCAAGGCAATTCCCAATATTACCAACCAGACCCTCTACCCTGGCAAAACATTTAACGAACGGCTGGGCAAAGAAGAATATATCATGCCAGTTCTGTATACAATGGCAAAAAAGATCCACACCGCGCAGATGCATGCATTGAAAGAAGGCAATTCCCTTAAGATATATGAAGCTTTCAGGCCGTATTCGGTGCAACTCGCAGTCGTCAACGCCCTTGGCGCGCTCGCCAAAAAAGATCGTGAAGTGATGGCGGGAATTAATACTCCGCCATGGAGAATCACCTGGTTCATTACAAACGGAGTTTCAAACCACCAAATGGGATACGCCATTGATGTGAGTTTAGTGAAAGTGGACGCAAAAAAAGAGGCGGTAATCGGAGACTATATCGTTTCAACTGTTACCGGATATACAGAGTATGACATGCCGACACCCATCCACGAACTGAGCGGGACGTCAGCCATTTTTACTTCCCCCGTCAACTCGAAATCGCCTTCAGCATGGAAGAATGCAAAGTATACAGATTCGATGAATGGGAATGAAGCTGCCAGGAAGTTGCAGGCCTATTGCAGAGCCGCCGGATTGAGCCCATTGGCTTCGGAATGGTGGCATTTCAACGACCTCGAGGCGATGAATGAAATCGCGGCCAATAGCGGGGAAGGAAAGTTTATTCTGAACGAAATTCATAGCTCGCTACCGGTATTGGGTGCTGCCGAAAAATAG
- a CDS encoding TraX family protein has translation MEINNTGTLASNAISIRALNSNTIKVIAIIAMIVDHMAYWLVADGTALNSVIHTFGRLAAPIMCYFIAEGYFYTSNLKKYITRLFLFAVVSHFPFVLYFGLDWWQGTSVIWSLLMGLVALAISQKAEIPLFLKIALIGMCCLLAWTADWNYIAVLWVLFLGIFRGRFKMQMMSYVTIGTIFYIIPGVISMGSHSIFRFGIFLVVPLLALYNGERGRKSNLIKWGFYFFYPAHLIILYLLRHVIFA, from the coding sequence TTGGAAATAAACAATACGGGAACATTGGCATCAAATGCGATAAGTATTAGAGCTTTGAACTCAAATACGATTAAAGTCATTGCCATCATCGCCATGATTGTTGACCATATGGCCTACTGGCTGGTCGCGGATGGCACAGCGCTGAACAGCGTCATACATACTTTTGGAAGACTTGCCGCACCGATTATGTGCTATTTTATTGCAGAAGGATATTTTTATACTTCAAATTTAAAAAAGTATATAACACGGCTTTTTCTGTTTGCCGTCGTTTCGCACTTTCCTTTTGTCCTGTACTTTGGACTTGATTGGTGGCAGGGGACGAGTGTCATCTGGTCGTTATTGATGGGGCTGGTCGCCCTGGCGATTAGCCAAAAAGCGGAAATTCCCCTTTTCTTGAAAATAGCGCTGATCGGAATGTGCTGCCTGCTTGCCTGGACAGCTGACTGGAATTACATCGCTGTCTTATGGGTGCTGTTTTTGGGGATTTTTAGAGGCCGTTTCAAAATGCAGATGATGAGTTATGTGACGATCGGGACGATTTTCTACATCATCCCTGGTGTCATTTCAATGGGCTCGCATTCAATCTTCCGGTTCGGCATCTTTTTAGTCGTTCCTTTATTGGCTTTATACAATGGGGAACGGGGCAGGAAATCCAATCTGATCAAGTGGGGCTTTTACTTTTTTTATCCGGCCCATCTAATTATTTTGTATCTACTTAGACATGTTATTTTTGCCTAG
- a CDS encoding serine/threonine protein kinase, which yields MSIYGKEERTVSIFRAIRKVYQFFADRPFKKGTVLNGHYEILRVIGAGSYGIVYQCQDLIANEIRVVKQLRPSKRRSKKEVALFRNEISVLRTLDHKNIPKLVETISTDGHLFYVMDFLKGDNLEEQIFLGKKTFIEVESLLVLGHLLELLEYLHKQHIYHQDLRIPNILISNKELFLIDFGLAKSSSHDRQENILEMKQQDYYDLGEILLYLLYTTYPSKSKKALPWTEELSLEKETVYLLKRLLQLEEPYITTSEISKDLHAALQANKRREED from the coding sequence ATGTCTATATATGGAAAGGAGGAGAGGACCGTTTCAATTTTCCGTGCAATCAGGAAGGTTTACCAATTTTTTGCGGACAGGCCTTTTAAAAAGGGAACCGTGTTGAACGGCCATTACGAAATTTTGCGGGTGATAGGGGCTGGAAGCTACGGGATTGTTTATCAGTGCCAAGACTTAATTGCCAACGAAATTCGAGTGGTTAAACAGCTTCGGCCTAGTAAGCGCCGCAGCAAAAAAGAGGTGGCGCTGTTTAGAAATGAAATATCCGTATTGCGTACGCTTGACCACAAAAATATCCCGAAGTTAGTTGAAACCATTTCCACTGATGGGCATTTATTTTACGTTATGGATTTTCTTAAAGGGGATAATTTGGAGGAACAAATATTTTTGGGCAAAAAGACATTTATTGAGGTAGAGTCTTTACTCGTTCTGGGCCACCTGCTTGAACTGCTCGAGTATCTTCATAAACAACACATTTACCATCAAGATCTACGCATTCCAAACATTTTAATTTCAAACAAAGAACTTTTCCTGATCGATTTCGGTTTGGCAAAAAGTTCTTCACATGACCGACAAGAAAACATCCTGGAGATGAAGCAGCAGGACTACTATGATCTGGGAGAGATTCTATTGTATCTCCTTTATACGACGTACCCTTCCAAAAGCAAAAAAGCTCTTCCTTGGACAGAAGAACTTTCTTTAGAAAAGGAAACGGTTTATTTGTTAAAAAGGCTGCTGCAGTTGGAAGAACCCTACATAACTACTAGTGAAATTTCAAAAGATCTCCATGCTGCACTTCAAGCAAACAAACGGAGGGAGGAAGATTAA
- a CDS encoding M28 family peptidase → MFARKKVFKVAAPILAMSMLFGATGFAAPEAGPGKSAASQDQKVVARVDAERAIEHIRYLSEEIGPRNGGLEGEKKSAAYIAGVLGSYGYDVEYQYFPVADQYIANVKFNDGTSWDMGAAPNGKISKEAVTGEVIFVNGGTNLADFPANTAGKIVVMPNAGSTAAYRSQINNAISKGATGVIIQSLVGGRGNYGSAFNPSLASKVDVPVFGAAYIHGEWIKEQLAKGPVTISLTAEHFTNLQSVNVIATKPAKGNVENPKQVILSAHHDSVVGAPGANDNASGVGLMLELARVFKGYNTDKEMKFVAFGSEERGLLGARHYVNQLSQAEKDNIEGVFNADMVATNYDKAKNLYAMTPDGSENIVTDSVMAAGARLGNSDILPGTFGSSDHVPFHQAGIPAALFIWMGIDSWSPLVYHIEKVYHTPQDTIADNVSAERMQSALDIIGSGLFDVVRKDVPALNK, encoded by the coding sequence ATGTTCGCGAGAAAGAAAGTCTTTAAGGTTGCGGCACCGATTCTGGCAATGTCCATGCTATTCGGTGCAACGGGATTTGCGGCTCCTGAGGCGGGTCCGGGTAAGTCGGCTGCGTCTCAAGATCAGAAGGTTGTTGCTCGTGTTGACGCAGAGCGCGCGATCGAGCACATCCGGTATTTATCAGAAGAAATCGGTCCGCGTAACGGCGGTCTGGAAGGTGAGAAGAAGTCTGCCGCATACATCGCTGGCGTCCTGGGTAGCTATGGTTACGACGTTGAGTATCAATACTTCCCGGTTGCTGACCAATACATAGCCAACGTCAAGTTCAATGACGGCACCTCATGGGACATGGGAGCGGCACCGAACGGAAAAATCAGTAAGGAAGCAGTCACTGGCGAAGTGATTTTCGTTAACGGGGGTACAAACCTAGCTGACTTCCCGGCGAACACGGCAGGAAAAATTGTCGTTATGCCAAACGCTGGTTCAACAGCTGCCTACCGATCCCAAATCAATAATGCTATAAGTAAAGGCGCGACGGGAGTCATCATCCAAAGCCTCGTCGGCGGCCGCGGCAACTACGGCTCAGCATTCAACCCAAGCCTTGCGTCGAAAGTAGATGTCCCGGTATTCGGAGCAGCTTACATCCATGGTGAATGGATCAAGGAACAGCTTGCGAAAGGCCCTGTTACAATCAGCCTGACAGCCGAGCACTTCACCAACCTGCAATCAGTCAACGTAATCGCCACTAAGCCGGCAAAAGGAAACGTTGAAAATCCAAAGCAGGTGATTCTCAGTGCGCACCATGACAGCGTTGTCGGCGCACCAGGAGCAAACGACAATGCCTCTGGCGTCGGCCTTATGCTTGAGCTGGCTCGCGTCTTCAAAGGCTATAATACTGACAAGGAAATGAAATTCGTTGCCTTCGGATCGGAAGAACGTGGCCTCCTTGGTGCAAGACACTATGTGAATCAGCTTTCCCAGGCAGAAAAGGACAACATTGAAGGCGTCTTCAACGCCGACATGGTTGCCACCAACTATGACAAAGCGAAAAACCTATACGCTATGACGCCAGATGGCAGCGAAAATATTGTAACTGACTCAGTCATGGCAGCCGGAGCACGACTCGGCAACTCCGACATCCTGCCGGGTACATTTGGATCGAGTGATCATGTTCCATTCCATCAGGCGGGCATCCCAGCCGCACTCTTCATCTGGATGGGAATCGACAGCTGGAGCCCGCTTGTCTACCATATCGAAAAAGTCTACCACACACCACAGGACACCATCGCTGACAACGTCTCAGCCGAGCGCATGCAATCCGCACTCGACATCATCGGCTCCGGGCTATTCGATGTCGTCCGCAAAGACGTTCCGGCACTCAACAAATAA
- a CDS encoding acyl-CoA dehydrogenase family protein — translation MSQHQLDQTETQPIKGGSFLIEDIPADRVFTPEDYTDEHKMIAKTTEEYIDKEVMPQIEHIENHEFDRSVKLLKKAGELGLLGADVPEEYGGLALDKVSSALIAEKMARAGGFSISHGAHVGIGSLPIVLFGNEEQKQKYLPELATGEKLAAYALTEPGSGSDALGAKTTAKLNAEGTHYVLNGEKQWITNSAFADVFIVYAKIDGEQFSAFIVEREFPGVSVGAEEKKMGIKGSSTRTLILEDAQIPKENLLGEPGRGHIIAFNILNIGRYKLGVGVVGGAKRALEITLQYANQRQQFKTPISQFNLTKEKFATMAAKIYAAESSVYRTVGLFEDRMGRLTEDEAKDGLQVAKSIAEYAIECSLNKVFGTETLDYVVDEGVQIHGGYGYMAEYEIERAYRDSRINRIFEGTNEINRLLVPGTYIRKAMKGELPLFQKAQQLQEELMMMMPEEPGDEPLAQEKHLVKNAKKIGLLAAGLAAQKYGKALEAEQEILVNIADIISNAYAMESAVLRTEKAINKAGLEKSRQKLLYTQIFCQEAFNEIEQHAKETLVATEEGDSLRMLMSALRKFTRHTPTNVIALKRQAADRLIDAEKYVV, via the coding sequence ATGTCGCAACACCAACTCGACCAAACCGAGACCCAACCAATCAAAGGCGGTAGCTTCCTCATTGAAGACATCCCCGCCGACCGCGTCTTCACACCCGAAGACTACACCGACGAACACAAAATGATCGCCAAAACCACCGAAGAATACATCGACAAAGAAGTCATGCCGCAAATCGAACACATCGAAAACCACGAATTCGACCGCTCCGTCAAACTATTGAAAAAAGCAGGCGAACTCGGCCTACTCGGCGCCGATGTCCCAGAAGAATACGGCGGACTCGCACTCGACAAAGTCAGCTCCGCTCTCATCGCCGAAAAAATGGCCCGCGCCGGAGGATTCTCCATCTCACACGGCGCCCACGTCGGCATCGGCTCACTGCCAATCGTCCTCTTCGGAAACGAAGAACAAAAACAAAAGTATCTGCCCGAACTCGCCACCGGCGAAAAACTGGCTGCCTACGCACTAACTGAGCCAGGCTCCGGATCCGACGCACTTGGTGCAAAAACAACCGCCAAACTGAACGCGGAAGGAACCCACTACGTCCTGAACGGCGAAAAGCAGTGGATTACCAACTCCGCTTTTGCCGACGTCTTCATCGTCTACGCGAAAATCGACGGTGAACAATTCTCCGCCTTCATCGTCGAACGCGAATTCCCGGGCGTCTCCGTCGGGGCCGAAGAAAAGAAAATGGGCATTAAAGGCTCATCAACCAGAACCCTCATCCTTGAAGATGCACAAATCCCGAAAGAAAACCTGCTCGGCGAACCAGGCCGTGGCCACATCATCGCCTTCAACATCCTGAACATCGGCCGCTACAAACTCGGCGTCGGCGTCGTCGGCGGAGCCAAGCGCGCACTAGAAATCACATTACAATACGCCAACCAGCGCCAGCAATTCAAAACGCCAATCTCGCAATTCAACCTGACAAAAGAAAAATTCGCGACAATGGCCGCGAAAATCTATGCCGCCGAAAGCTCCGTCTACCGCACCGTCGGCCTATTCGAAGACCGGATGGGGCGCCTCACCGAAGACGAAGCCAAAGACGGCCTCCAAGTCGCCAAGTCAATCGCCGAATACGCCATCGAATGCTCACTCAACAAAGTCTTCGGCACCGAAACACTCGACTATGTCGTCGACGAAGGCGTCCAGATACATGGCGGCTACGGCTACATGGCCGAATACGAAATCGAGCGCGCCTACCGCGACTCGCGAATCAACCGCATCTTCGAGGGCACAAACGAAATCAACCGCTTGCTCGTCCCAGGCACCTATATCAGGAAAGCCATGAAAGGCGAACTCCCGCTCTTCCAGAAAGCCCAGCAACTTCAGGAAGAACTCATGATGATGATGCCGGAAGAGCCAGGCGACGAACCGCTCGCTCAGGAAAAGCACCTCGTCAAGAACGCTAAGAAAATCGGCCTCCTCGCAGCAGGACTCGCCGCCCAAAAATACGGTAAGGCGCTTGAAGCGGAACAGGAAATCCTCGTCAACATCGCCGACATCATCTCCAACGCCTACGCGATGGAATCCGCCGTCCTGAGAACCGAAAAGGCCATCAACAAAGCAGGCCTCGAAAAATCCCGGCAGAAACTCCTCTACACCCAGATTTTCTGCCAGGAAGCATTCAACGAAATCGAACAGCACGCCAAAGAAACACTCGTCGCCACCGAAGAAGGCGACAGCCTGCGGATGCTCATGTCAGCACTCCGCAAATTCACCCGCCACACACCAACCAACGTCATCGCCCTAAAGCGCCAAGCCGCCGACCGGCTTATCGACGCCGAAAAATACGTAGTCTAA
- a CDS encoding DUF3995 domain-containing protein yields MGRTTSFKLNVWFIYLGMIWSILFAGMSFYWAMGGLWGVKSLGGAIYEMSLNPSPSFLAIVWLTGFIKLLGAGLLAMLLRKLENHLLNRILYYVIKIAGAFLVLYGALNFITIFLHALHILEFDLDRYATFWRLVFWEPFWLAGGIFYFFAAKKPS; encoded by the coding sequence ATGGGCCGGACCACTTCTTTTAAGTTGAATGTGTGGTTTATTTATCTCGGGATGATTTGGTCAATCCTTTTTGCAGGGATGAGCTTTTATTGGGCAATGGGAGGATTATGGGGAGTAAAATCGCTGGGTGGCGCAATTTACGAGATGTCCTTGAATCCTTCACCCTCATTCCTGGCAATTGTTTGGCTGACGGGGTTCATAAAACTTCTCGGCGCGGGATTATTAGCAATGCTGCTCAGGAAGCTTGAAAATCACCTCCTAAATCGTATACTTTACTACGTGATAAAGATAGCGGGAGCGTTCTTGGTCTTGTATGGAGCATTAAATTTCATCACAATATTCCTGCATGCACTTCATATTCTTGAGTTTGATTTAGACCGATACGCGACCTTCTGGAGGCTGGTCTTTTGGGAACCATTTTGGTTGGCCGGCGGGATATTTTATTTTTTTGCTGCAAAAAAACCATCCTGA